In Akkermansia muciniphila, one DNA window encodes the following:
- a CDS encoding diaminopimelate dehydrogenase: protein MIKVAIVGYGNIGKYAVDALRAAPDMELAGIVRRPGSEPVHGIRTASNVEELGHVDAALLCTPTRSVEETALPLLARGINTVDSFDIHGDIVALRRSLGAQAIKHDAVSIISAGWDPGTDSVIRTLMLAMAPKGITYTNFGPGMSMGHSVVARSKEGVADALSLTIPTGSGVHRRMVYVVLKEGAKFSDVEFAIKSDSYFSHDDTRVLQVPDIDVLKDMGHGVLMERKGVSGSTQNQMFTFEMRINNPALTAQVMVASARASMKLAAGCYTLPEIAPMDFLPGDREELIAQLV, encoded by the coding sequence ATGATTAAAGTAGCCATCGTAGGATACGGCAACATCGGGAAATACGCTGTGGACGCCTTGCGCGCCGCTCCCGATATGGAACTGGCAGGCATCGTGCGCCGCCCCGGCAGCGAACCTGTACACGGCATCAGGACCGCAAGTAATGTGGAGGAACTGGGCCATGTGGACGCGGCCCTGCTCTGCACCCCCACCCGCAGCGTGGAAGAAACGGCCCTGCCCCTGCTCGCCCGCGGCATCAACACGGTAGACAGCTTCGATATTCACGGGGATATCGTGGCCTTGCGCCGTTCCCTGGGAGCCCAGGCAATCAAGCACGACGCCGTCTCCATTATCTCCGCCGGCTGGGATCCCGGCACGGACTCCGTCATCCGCACCCTGATGCTGGCCATGGCTCCCAAGGGCATTACGTACACCAACTTCGGTCCCGGCATGAGCATGGGCCACAGCGTCGTGGCGCGTTCCAAGGAAGGAGTGGCGGATGCGCTCTCCCTCACCATTCCTACGGGTTCCGGCGTACACCGCCGCATGGTTTATGTGGTGCTGAAGGAAGGCGCCAAATTCTCCGACGTGGAATTCGCCATTAAATCCGATTCCTACTTCAGCCATGACGACACCCGTGTGCTGCAGGTGCCCGACATCGACGTGCTGAAAGACATGGGCCACGGTGTGCTGATGGAACGCAAGGGCGTTTCCGGCTCCACGCAGAACCAGATGTTCACGTTTGAAATGCGCATCAATAATCCGGCTTTGACCGCCCAGGTCATGGTGGCTTCCGCCCGCGCCAGCATGAAACTGGCTGCAGGCTGCTACACGCTGCCGGAAATAGCCCCGATGGATTTTCTGCCGGGCGACCGCGAAGAACTGATTGCCCAGCTGGTCTAA
- a CDS encoding L,D-transpeptidase family protein, with protein MKKSVALSLLGLVLLVSSVAAFNMACAEKSSNRADIARKRVTPVLNSFLEPCGVRVGNPVFLRAVKEDSVLELWVKPDKAECYVLAKRYPIAAWSGKLGPKEREGDRQTPEGFYEVEPSGLNPRSNYHLSFNIGYPNAYDRSLNRTGSFIMVHGRDVSIGCLAMTDSGIEEIYTMVEQALVHGQKNVPVQIYPFVPTPARLSEEKDSPYAAFWADMARAWDWTERTRTPARVNAVNGRLVVVEQ; from the coding sequence ATGAAGAAGAGTGTAGCCCTGTCCTTGCTGGGGCTGGTTCTGCTGGTTTCCTCCGTAGCGGCTTTCAATATGGCATGTGCAGAAAAATCCTCCAACCGTGCGGATATCGCGCGGAAACGGGTAACGCCCGTTCTGAATTCCTTTCTGGAGCCGTGCGGCGTCAGAGTGGGGAATCCTGTGTTTTTACGGGCCGTCAAGGAAGACTCCGTCCTGGAACTGTGGGTGAAACCGGACAAGGCGGAATGTTACGTGCTTGCCAAGCGTTATCCGATCGCCGCATGGTCCGGGAAGCTGGGCCCCAAGGAGAGGGAGGGGGACAGGCAAACGCCGGAAGGTTTTTATGAAGTGGAACCGTCCGGACTCAATCCCCGGAGCAATTACCATCTGTCTTTCAACATCGGGTATCCGAATGCCTATGACCGCTCCCTGAACCGGACGGGGAGCTTCATCATGGTGCATGGCCGGGATGTTTCCATCGGCTGTCTGGCGATGACCGATTCCGGAATTGAGGAGATTTATACTATGGTGGAACAGGCCCTGGTTCATGGGCAAAAAAACGTTCCCGTGCAGATTTATCCCTTCGTGCCTACTCCGGCGCGTTTGTCAGAGGAAAAGGATTCTCCTTACGCCGCCTTTTGGGCGGACATGGCCCGCGCATGGGACTGGACGGAACGGACCCGTACTCCGGCCCGGGTGAATGCCGTCAATGGAAGGCTTGTTGTGGTGGAGCAATAA
- a CDS encoding flotillin family protein has translation MDKIIPIAILVLFIILTASWLFSRYRMCPPDKILIVFGKVGTGQPAKCYHGGSTFVLPVLQSYSYLDLNPINIDVPLQGALSSQNIRVDVPSSFIVGISTLPEIMQNAAARLLGRSREEIRNLAAEIIMGQMRVVIASMTIEEINSDREKLIKGITEGVDVELHKVGLHLINANITDIQDASGYINALGKEAAARAINDATIKVAEETRRGEIGKAEAEKDQTIQVANARAIAIEGQNEAQIKIAESAAKLQVKQAEAKKLAEVAQKVQEAKTLEEAYQAEKEAELKRAERERATQEANILVTARIEKSQREVQAQATAEVLKLEQEGKAQALLIQRRAEAEAIRQLAEGEAQATLLKKKAEGEGMEMVGRGEAAAIEAVLEGKARGFQQIVQAAGSSEAASNLLVTEQLTKIVELQSGAIKGLKFDKVVVMGNGGNSSVGGFVQNLVKDTLPLHELGKSVGLELPAFLGKPMEGKTAASSPAPSADAPAADTATTVNPS, from the coding sequence ATGGACAAAATCATCCCCATCGCCATTCTGGTTCTCTTCATCATTCTGACCGCTTCCTGGCTGTTCAGCCGCTACCGCATGTGCCCTCCGGACAAAATCCTCATCGTCTTCGGGAAAGTAGGCACAGGCCAACCAGCCAAATGTTACCACGGCGGCTCCACCTTCGTACTTCCGGTTCTCCAGTCCTATAGCTATCTGGATCTAAACCCTATCAATATTGACGTGCCCCTCCAGGGCGCCCTTTCCTCCCAAAACATACGCGTGGATGTGCCCTCCTCCTTCATCGTGGGCATCTCCACCCTGCCTGAAATCATGCAGAACGCCGCTGCGCGCCTGCTGGGCCGCTCCCGGGAGGAAATCCGCAATCTGGCTGCGGAAATCATCATGGGGCAGATGCGCGTGGTGATTGCCTCCATGACCATTGAGGAAATCAACTCCGACCGCGAAAAACTCATCAAGGGCATCACGGAAGGCGTGGACGTGGAACTGCACAAAGTGGGCCTCCATCTCATCAACGCCAATATCACGGACATCCAGGACGCTTCCGGCTACATCAACGCCCTGGGCAAAGAAGCCGCTGCGCGCGCCATCAATGACGCCACCATCAAGGTGGCGGAAGAAACGCGCCGCGGGGAAATTGGCAAAGCGGAAGCGGAAAAGGACCAGACCATCCAGGTGGCGAACGCCCGCGCCATCGCCATTGAGGGCCAGAACGAAGCCCAGATTAAAATTGCGGAATCCGCCGCCAAGCTGCAAGTGAAGCAGGCGGAGGCCAAAAAGCTGGCGGAAGTGGCCCAGAAGGTGCAGGAGGCTAAAACCCTGGAAGAAGCCTACCAAGCGGAAAAAGAAGCGGAATTGAAGCGCGCGGAACGCGAACGCGCCACGCAGGAAGCCAACATCCTGGTAACAGCCCGCATTGAAAAGAGCCAGCGCGAAGTGCAGGCCCAGGCCACGGCGGAAGTACTCAAACTGGAACAGGAAGGCAAGGCGCAGGCTCTGCTCATCCAGCGCAGAGCGGAAGCGGAAGCCATCCGCCAACTGGCGGAAGGCGAAGCCCAGGCTACCCTCCTGAAGAAAAAAGCGGAAGGGGAAGGCATGGAAATGGTGGGACGCGGTGAAGCGGCCGCGATTGAAGCCGTGCTGGAAGGCAAGGCCCGCGGTTTTCAGCAGATCGTCCAGGCGGCAGGTTCTTCCGAGGCCGCTTCCAACCTGTTGGTGACGGAACAGCTTACCAAGATTGTGGAGCTCCAGTCCGGCGCCATTAAGGGTTTGAAATTTGACAAAGTAGTCGTCATGGGCAACGGAGGGAACTCCTCTGTAGGAGGATTCGTCCAGAATCTGGTAAAGGATACGCTGCCCCTTCATGAACTCGGCAAAAGCGTAGGGCTGGAATTGCCCGCTTTTCTGGGCAAACCCATGGAAGGGAAAACCGCAGCTTCCTCCCCTGCTCCCTCAGCCGATGCCCCAGCGGCAGATACCGCAACTACCGTCAACCCGAGTTGA